One genomic window of Sporosarcina ureae includes the following:
- a CDS encoding DUF1405 domain-containing protein, which translates to MFLRMLWAQIWMILSHKSFLWILLFINILGSVYGYDWYMWQLEITEPKFWIFVPDSPTATLFFCIAIIGWLLNRNFKLMEALALITLVKYGLWAVVMNLLTLVVTGSIGWVGWMLIGSHFAMALQGILYLPKYKFTAWHIAIAAIWTLHNDVIDYIFGQMPIYHDLTQFSPQIGYFTFWLSMACIAIAMWNYKSRLDLQMMKA; encoded by the coding sequence CACATAAATCATTTTTATGGATTCTTCTTTTTATAAATATATTAGGTTCCGTCTACGGATATGATTGGTATATGTGGCAACTGGAAATCACGGAACCGAAATTTTGGATTTTCGTACCGGATAGTCCTACCGCTACTTTGTTCTTTTGTATTGCTATAATAGGCTGGCTACTTAATCGAAACTTCAAATTGATGGAAGCTCTTGCACTCATCACTTTAGTAAAGTATGGCTTATGGGCAGTCGTTATGAATTTGTTAACTCTCGTTGTAACGGGTTCAATTGGTTGGGTAGGCTGGATGTTGATAGGCTCGCATTTCGCGATGGCATTGCAAGGAATCTTGTACTTGCCAAAATACAAGTTCACAGCTTGGCATATTGCAATTGCCGCAATTTGGACACTTCATAATGACGTCATCGACTATATTTTCGGACAAATGCCGATTTACCATGACCTTACGCAATTTAGCCCTCAAATTGGCTATTTCACATTTTGGTTATCTATGGCTTGTATTGCTATTGCAATGTGGAATTATAAGTCAAGGCTGGATTTACAGATGATGAAAGCGTAG
- a CDS encoding zinc metallopeptidase, which translates to MFWIYFGIILLLPIYAQFKVKSTYKKYSKIRSTSGMTGAQVARLILDQNGLHDVKVVESQGFLTDHYNPLTKIVALSTSNYHESSVAGTAVAAHEVGHAIQDKEAYSFLRFRHRLAPVASITSNASWVFIMIGIIFSSMNSLLGIGILLMAVGVLFQIVTLPVEFNASSRAMDQIVQLGIIRNDEEPQAKKVLSAAAMTYVAATAVAVLELVRLISIFLNRD; encoded by the coding sequence GTGTTCTGGATTTACTTTGGTATCATTTTATTGCTTCCTATCTATGCGCAATTTAAAGTGAAAAGCACATATAAAAAGTATTCAAAGATTCGTTCGACTTCTGGAATGACAGGTGCTCAAGTAGCGAGGCTCATTTTAGATCAAAATGGTTTACATGATGTAAAAGTAGTGGAAAGCCAAGGATTCTTAACGGATCACTATAATCCATTGACAAAGATTGTGGCATTGTCCACAAGTAACTATCATGAATCATCTGTAGCAGGTACTGCGGTAGCGGCGCACGAAGTTGGCCACGCTATTCAAGACAAAGAAGCTTATTCATTCTTGCGTTTCCGCCACAGATTGGCGCCCGTCGCAAGTATAACTTCTAACGCATCATGGGTATTTATCATGATCGGGATTATCTTCTCTAGCATGAATTCTTTGCTAGGTATCGGAATCCTGTTGATGGCAGTTGGAGTACTATTCCAAATTGTTACATTGCCAGTAGAATTTAATGCATCATCACGTGCGATGGATCAAATCGTTCAACTTGGTATCATCCGTAATGATGAAGAACCACAGGCGAAAAAAGTATTGAGTGCGGCCGCTATGACATATGTTGCTGCAACTGCAGTAGCTGTACTTGAGCTAGTGCGTTTGATTTCAATCTTTTTAAACCGCGACTAA
- a CDS encoding IS3 family transposase (programmed frameshift) codes for MTERLFTLKEQARLQCNPNVQAVSDKSITYTDEFKRHFISENEKGKLPRDIFEEAGLDADLIGAVRIKSAGKRWRAAYRKSGVEGLQDTRKTNSGRPSERDLTSEEKIERLEAKNRLLQAENELLKKPRSTRKADDEKEITIQTTLKYELINFTIQKYKLARLVSYLCELMEVSRSGYYRHFGEKSKQKRAAREQADEVVKEIILKAYHFRGRKKGARQIKMTLENQYGITYNLKRIRRIMKKFDIICPIRKANPARRMAKATKEHRTCENTLQREFKQGVAGKVLLTDITYLTYGNGKRAYLSTIKDAQTNEILAYEVSSSLGLEIAMNTLRKLKKHRHLMTDAFIHSDQGFHYTNPKYQAAVKKMGLGQSMSRRGNCWDNAPQESFFGHFKDETNIKDCETMEEVRREIKSYMTYYNHYRGQWNLKKLPPAEYRRQLQQAA; via the exons GTGACTGAACGATTGTTTACCTTAAAAGAACAAGCACGCTTGCAATGCAATCCTAACGTACAAGCTGTTAGTGATAAATCCATCACCTATACAGATGAGTTTAAACGTCATTTTATTTCGGAAAATGAAAAAGGAAAACTGCCGCGAGACATTTTTGAAGAGGCTGGATTAGATGCCGATTTAATAGGAGCAGTTCGGATTAAATCTGCAGGAAAGCGTTGGCGTGCCGCCTATAGAAAAAGCGGGGTGGAAGGCTTACAAGACACACGAAAAACCAATTCAGGCCGTCCATCAGAACGCGACTTGACATCCGAAGAAAAGATTGAACGTCTAGAAGCGAAAAACCGCTTATTACAGGCGGAAAATGAACTGTTAAAAAAGC CTCGATCTACTCGAAAGGCAGATGATGAAAAAGAAATCACAATCCAAACGACGCTAAAATATGAACTAATTAATTTCACCATCCAAAAGTATAAATTAGCACGTTTGGTGAGCTACTTATGCGAACTTATGGAGGTATCGCGTTCGGGCTACTATAGGCACTTTGGAGAGAAATCTAAACAGAAACGTGCCGCTCGCGAACAGGCAGACGAAGTTGTAAAGGAAATCATTTTAAAGGCCTATCATTTTCGAGGACGAAAAAAAGGAGCACGCCAAATTAAAATGACACTCGAAAATCAGTACGGCATTACATATAACCTAAAACGCATTCGCCGGATTATGAAAAAATTCGATATCATCTGTCCCATCCGCAAAGCCAACCCAGCACGTCGTATGGCAAAGGCGACGAAAGAGCACCGCACATGTGAAAACACGTTACAACGTGAGTTTAAGCAAGGGGTGGCTGGAAAGGTATTATTGACCGACATCACCTATTTGACATATGGAAATGGCAAACGTGCTTACTTGTCAACGATTAAAGACGCCCAAACGAATGAAATTTTAGCCTATGAAGTTTCTTCTTCGTTAGGTTTGGAGATCGCAATGAATACGCTTCGCAAACTAAAGAAACATCGTCATTTAATGACAGATGCCTTTATACATTCAGATCAAGGATTTCATTATACAAACCCAAAGTATCAGGCAGCAGTGAAGAAAATGGGGTTAGGACAATCGATGTCACGCAGAGGGAACTGTTGGGATAATGCTCCACAGGAATCATTTTTCGGTCACTTCAAGGATGAAACCAATATAAAAGATTGTGAGACAATGGAAGAAGTTAGGCGGGAAATCAAGAGTTATATGACGTACTATAACCATTATCGCGGGCAGTGGAACTTGAAAAAGCTGCCGCCTGCAGAATACAGACGACAGCTTCAACAAGCAGCTTAG
- a CDS encoding YitT family protein, translating into MIILGAALFSFGLVNFTIQHELAEGGFTGITLILLFAFNWDPALMNLLLNIPMFLIGWKMLGRRSFIYTIIGTVAVSVFIKVFMKYQVNIHMEGDLFLVALFAGVFIGVGLGVIFRSGGTTGGSDIIARLVHKKYGITMGKTMFVFDAAIILLSWAVYLDYRSMMYTLVALFVGARVIDFVQEGAYSARGAFIVTNFPDEIASKISDSMERGVTVFKGYGHFSKENREILYCVVGKNEMIRLKNLITSVDPEAFVSMMEVHDVMGEGFTLDEQKRPIGD; encoded by the coding sequence ATGATTATTTTAGGTGCAGCGCTATTTAGTTTTGGACTTGTGAACTTTACGATTCAGCATGAACTGGCAGAAGGTGGATTTACGGGAATTACGTTAATCCTGCTGTTTGCTTTCAATTGGGACCCTGCTTTGATGAATTTATTGCTGAATATCCCTATGTTTTTAATAGGCTGGAAAATGCTTGGCAGACGTTCTTTCATCTATACCATCATCGGTACAGTGGCAGTGTCGGTTTTCATTAAAGTGTTTATGAAGTATCAAGTGAATATTCATATGGAAGGCGATTTGTTCCTAGTCGCGCTCTTTGCTGGCGTCTTCATCGGTGTGGGACTAGGTGTTATATTTAGAAGCGGTGGGACAACAGGCGGCTCCGATATCATAGCGAGACTCGTGCATAAGAAATATGGAATTACGATGGGCAAAACGATGTTTGTTTTTGACGCCGCTATCATTTTATTATCCTGGGCTGTCTATTTAGATTATCGCTCAATGATGTATACATTGGTTGCGCTCTTCGTTGGAGCACGCGTCATTGATTTCGTTCAAGAAGGGGCGTACTCTGCGAGAGGTGCATTCATTGTAACGAACTTCCCGGATGAGATCGCCAGTAAAATATCAGATTCCATGGAGAGAGGCGTAACCGTGTTCAAAGGTTACGGCCATTTTTCAAAAGAAAATCGTGAAATCCTCTATTGCGTAGTCGGTAAAAATGAAATGATTCGATTAAAAAATCTCATCACTTCTGTAGATCCCGAAGCATTCGTCTCCATGATGGAAGTACATGATGTAATGGGGGAAGGATTTACATTGGATGAACAAAAACGGCCAATCGGTGATTAA